In Cicer arietinum cultivar CDC Frontier isolate Library 1 chromosome 7, Cicar.CDCFrontier_v2.0, whole genome shotgun sequence, a single window of DNA contains:
- the LOC101515098 gene encoding SWI/SNF complex component SNF12 homolog, with the protein MTTKHNDPKIVHNPPTTMNSNNNPPKNATTPSIPANPPPIHLLTQSQPQSHASSSPFPGHFQLSQPQTHVIAQQPSHFSNPRAHPQTQQQQHQHVNQVHNNTNTNVASPATTTTTTTTTTKRSNQKPSSRPQGSPSGNQTSAFKTMELTPAPLRKKRSLPDKLIPEKVAKLVPESALYTRLLELEAQIDTALNRKKIDVQEAVKNPPSVRKTLRVYVYNTFSNQTKLEPGRTGDVEEPSWSLRITGKILEEDGKDPVMAGISKKESPLYPKFSAFFKKITVYLDQGFYPDNHVIVWDSARSSVLQDGFEVKRKGDKEFTAVIRLGVNYSPEKFMVSTPLAKILGVEFDTRPRIMAALWNYVKYRKLQSPNDPSFFMCDASLQKVFGEEKMKFSMASQKISQHLSQPQPIHVEHKIKLSGNCPAGSACYDVQVDVPLRVEKDMSALLTSMERHKEIDGFDEVIGASVKKIHEHLRRRAFLLGYSQSPAEFINALIASQSKDLKLVAGDASHNAENEQRSEFYTQPWVEDAVIRYLSRKSARTDVP; encoded by the exons ATGACGACGAAGCATAACG ATCCCAAAATTGTTCACAATCCACCAACGACGATGAACAGTAATAATAATCCACCGAAGAATGCAACGACGCCGTCGATTCCCGCTAACCCACCACCAATTCATCTTCTCACTCAGTCTCAGCCCCAATCGCATgcttcttcttctcctttccCCGGTCACTTTCAGTTATCACAACCTCAAACCCATGTCATTGCACAACAACCATCACATTTTTCAAACCCTCGTGCTCACcctcaaacacaacaacaacaacatcaacatGTTAACCAAGTGCATAATAACACCAACACTAATGTGGCTTCTCCTGCAACTACAACTACAACAACTACTACTACTACCAAGCGTTCGAACCAGAAGCCGAGTTCTCGACCGCAAGGTTCGCCAAGTGGTAACCAAACATCTGCCTTTAAGACAATGGAATTGACTCCTGCTCCTTTAAGGAAAAAGAGGAGTTTACCTGACAAGTTAATACCGGAAAAGGTGGCTAAGCTTGTGCCTGAGTCGGCTCTTTATACTCGGTTACTTGAACTCGAGGCTCAGATAGATACTGCTTTGAATAGGAAAAAGATTGATGTGCAGGAGGCTGTTAAGAACCCTCCTTCTGTTAGGAAAACGCTTCGTGTTTATGTGTATAATACGTTCTCGAATCAGACAAAATTGGAGCCTGGGAGGACTGGTGATGTTGAGGAGCCTTCTTGGTCACTCAGGATAACAGGGAAGATATTGGAAGAAGACGGTAAGGATCCTGTTATGGCAGGGATTTCGAAAAAGGAAAGTCCTTTATACCCAAAGTTTTCGGCTTTCTTTAAGAAAATTACAGTGTACTTGGATCAGGGCTTTTATCCGGATAATCATGTTATTGTATGGGACAGTGCTCGTTCGTCTGTACTACAGGATGGTTTTGAGGTGAAGAGGAAAGGAGACAAAGAATTCACTGCGGTTATTAGGTTAGGAGTGAATTACTCGCCTGAAAAGTTTATGGTTTCGACGCCGTTGGCTAAAATTTTAGGAGTTGAGTTTGATACCCGTCCTAGGATAATGGCTGCTCTCTGGAACTATGTGAAGTATAGGAAGCTACAGAGCCCGAATGATCCTTCATTCTTCATGTGCGATGCTTCTCTCCAAAAAGTGTTTGGggaagaaaaaatgaaattctCCATGGCTTCGCAGAAGATATCACAGCATTTGTCACAACCACAGCCTATACATGTGGAGCATAAAATCAAGCTTTCTGGAAATTGTCCTGCTGGAAGTGCTTGTTATGATGTGCAGGTTGATGTGCCTCTTCGAGTAGAGAAAGATATGTCTGCATTATTAACAAGCATGGAGAGGCACAAAGAGATTGATGGTTTTGATGAAGTGATTGGTGCTTCTGTAAAGAAGATCCACGAGCATCTTAGGAGACGGGCTTTTCTTCTTGGCTATAGTCAGTCTCCTGCAGAGTTTATTAATGCCTTGATAGCTTCTCAGAGCAAGGATCTAAAGCTTGTTGCAGGAGATGCCAGCCATAATGCTGAAAATGAACAACGCTCTGAATTCTACACTCAACCATG GGTTGAGGATGCTGTCATTCGCTATCTAAGCCGGAAAAGTGCTCGAACTGATGTGCCTTGA